The Palaemon carinicauda isolate YSFRI2023 chromosome 33, ASM3689809v2, whole genome shotgun sequence genome contains a region encoding:
- the LOC137626340 gene encoding coiled-coil domain-containing protein 39-like, which produces MAKWTTTLAGLKLLLLTVSVAGNDFVCPSEGIFRKSGSCNEYYYCIEHDWSLFVCPGSYLFDETRSECVPASTLTNPRECRKNPPINKHSRLRKVSTEDIGEKGNDAIDILAGYATGDFSDSGINEILERNTFEDSEIRGIAESPMVDSPAKAITEQLEGPVIENDGPLGSDKTITIHFMDHRNISNETVVVIVLEQQNVVSNVSSNATKDILSLCGHMNNAEAYFALVASSPLLHESLEYQRQYNKIIQQYNRDIKRAHNNTYLWRRGSSIPLGLKQSHKKAIEYEYNFKRKFAIFKEQIEIKASQKINPHVIQILESQIQYLTDRIRREQEVLDTTKVPALPKYLEESINFTKSEIIRLESYKNPNPEEIILRGLANFLGFVKNDAIQVESKVTQVLENIDTLLENIQIDALDYDKLSDETKTGFRTLHEEVEQIQNELKFDAKYQDKLDDSSKDLGELYYDLRNKESQIRKEIIEREENIDNFLAQKRIYCHNFGFMKNFINTNATEEEMLRACIHILENNSIPILDIDAEVTRLNELHRQMKMVQENQSEAMKELGSLITQRTGLSYTTPKNQRLREIEFELYNLQFHDAHLKNLQHGVTTARNSILILQREFQKLQKKFKFFVIKLQELIDAASAAINDDTQVGQRLFIENELEELQATLQNLVLNNINECPKTKS; this is translated from the exons ATGGCTAAGTGGACGACCACTTTAGCTGGCCTGAAGCTCTTATTACTCACAGTATCAG TTGCTGGTAATGACTTCGTCTGCCCATCAGAGGGCATATTTAGAAAGTCTG GTTCCTGCAATGAGTACTACTACTGTATAGAACACGACTGGTCTCTCTTTGTGTGTCCAGGCTCATATTTGTTTGATGAAACACGGAGTGAATGTGTCCCGGCAAGTACCCTTACAAATCCTCGTGAATGCAGGAAGAATCCCCCGATTAACAAACACAGTCGTTTGAGAAAAGTCAGCACTGAAGATATTGGTGAAAAGGGTAATGATGCTATTGACATTCTTGCTGGTTATGCAACAGGAGATTTTTCAGATAGTGGCATTAATGAAATTCTTGAAAGGAATACTTTTGAAGATTCTGAGATCAGAGGTATTGCGGAAAGTCCTATGGTAGATTCTCCAGCCAAAGCTATTACAGAACAACTGGAAGGTCCTGTAATTGAAAATGATGGCCCACTAGGCTCAGATAAAACTATCACTATTCATTTCATGGACCATAGAAACATTTCAAATGAGACCGTAGTAGTTATTGTTTTAGAGCAGCAAAATGTTGTTAGCAATGTTTCCAGCAATGCTACTAAGGATATATTGTCCCTGTGCGGCCATATGAATAATGCAGAAGCATACTTTGCACTGGTAGCTAGCAGTCCTTTACTACATGAATCTTTAGAATACCAAAGGCAGTACAATAAAATTATTCAGCAATATAATAGGGATATCAAAAGGGCTCATAATAATACCTACTTATGGAGACGTGGTAGCAGCATACCTTTAGGACTCAAGCAAAGCCATAAAAAGGCCATTGAATATGAATATaacttcaaaaggaaatttgcCATATTCAAAGAACAAATCGAAATTAAGGCATCTCAAAAAATTAACCCACATGTCATTCAGATACTAGAAAGTCAAATACAATATCTTACAGACAGAATCAGGCGAGAGCAAGAGGTTTTAGATACTACTAAGGTTCCTGCTTTACCGAAATATCTTGAGGAAAGCATAAATTTCACAAAGAGCGAAATTATACGTCTGGAGTCATACAAAAATCCAAACCCTGAAGAAATAATACTTAGAGGATTGGCGAATTTCTTAGGCTTTGTCAAAAATGATGCAATACAAGTGGAAAGCAAAGTCACACAAGTGCTAGAAAATATAGACACTCTTCTAGAAAACATACAGATTGATGCACTAGACTATGATAAACTTAGTGACGAGACCAAAACTGGATTCAGAACTCTACATGAAGAAGTTGAACAAATACAAAATGAATTGAAATTTGatgcaaaatatcaagataaacTAGATGATAGCTCAAAAGATCTGGGTGAATTATATTATGATCTAAGAAACAAAGAATCTCAGATCAGAAAAGAgataatagagagagaggagaatattgaTAATTTCTTAGCTcagaaaagaatatattgtcacAATTTTGGTTTTATGAAAAATTTCATCAACACAAATGCGACAGAGGAAGAAATGCTTAGGGCATGTATTCATATACTGGAAAATAATAGCATTCCAATACTAGATATTGATGCTGAAGTCACTCGGTTAAATGAACTTCACCGACAAATGAAGATGGTCCAGGAAAATCAGTCTGAAGCTATGAAAGAACTTGGATCGTTAATTACACAACGAACAGGGCTTTCTTATACTACCCCTAAAAATCAAAGGCTTCGGGAGATCGAATTCGAACTTTATAACCTTCAGTTTCATGATGCTCATCTCAAAAATCTTCAACATGGAGTAACTACTGCTAGAAACTCAATCTTAATACTCCAGAGGGAATTCCAGAAATTACAAAAGAAATTCAAGTTTTTCGTCATTAAATTACAGGAGCTGATTGATGCAGCCAGTGCTGCTATTAATGATGACACCCAAGTTGGACAAAGGCTATTCATCGAAAATGAGTTAGAAGAACTGCAGGCGACTCTCCAAAATCTGGTATTGAACAATATCAACGAATGCCCTAAAACCAAATCATGA
- the LOC137626259 gene encoding uncharacterized protein, with amino-acid sequence MINTLFEKKINRLITYSSGGRESQIDKLLCKKDHLTEVRNCKVINGESVAAQHRLVVIDCRLKNCRRSKKTRMDPMIKWWKLKDSELRVLFIERVLEAVRLHEVVQKWCTENSKVILRIGEEVLGKSSGKRPLNDKKSWWWNDEVQERVKTKKEDKKKADLSEQEHDKENYTQTKKETRRAVAKAKTETLNEVYRDGNTRRREENITNC; translated from the coding sequence ATGATCAACACTttgtttgagaaaaagattaacagactgattacttacagtagcggtggcagggagagccagatagataaGCTGCTGTGTAAGAAAGACCATCTAacggaggttagaaattgcaaggtgataaatggggagagtgtagcagcacagcacaggttagtggtaattgattgcagactaaagaattgtaggagaagtaaaaagacgagaatggacccaatgattaagtggtggaaattgaaagattCAGAACTGAGAGTCTTATTTATAGAAAGAGTGCTtgaagcagtaaggttacacgaGGTTGTACAAAAATGGTgcaccgagaatagtaaagtgattctaaggatcggtgaggaagtacttggaaagtcatcaggaaaaaGACCCCTAAATGATAAaaaatcgtggtggtggaatgatgaggtgcaagaacgggtaaaaaccaagaaagaagataagaagaaggcagatctatcagaacAAGAACACGATAAAGAAAACTATACGCAGacaaagaaagaaacaagaagagcagtagcaaaggcgaagacagagacattaaatgaagtctatagagatggaaacaccagaaggagagaagaaaatatcacGAATTGCTAA